The Micromonospora sp. Llam0 genome contains a region encoding:
- a CDS encoding phytanoyl-CoA dioxygenase family protein, which produces MKAPMLTDEQLNDFETQGYVHVPQVFPADKVQALLAAVAELGARASTAADTRRWWSAFHDGACTPQAQQSADYRNVAMASDVFANLVDAAEILVPVVQILGPRVALLGTHAVVRAHTEGLSAEELARTRLGWHRDLGVSSIDMAEPHPRLAVKAAVWLTPLTGSGQGAMRVVPGSHRLIGEPAFDSATNQPFGAVEVLAEPGDVLLFEQRLWHAGAPNISLRPRVSLFYCYGFRWLRPQDYTDIDVEKLAAMSPVRQQLFGSKTTTIGHHLPTPEDVPLETWSSSWKGSADEPVARNA; this is translated from the coding sequence ATGAAGGCTCCGATGCTCACTGACGAGCAGCTCAACGACTTTGAGACACAGGGCTACGTGCATGTGCCTCAAGTGTTCCCGGCGGACAAGGTGCAGGCGCTGCTCGCAGCGGTCGCTGAGCTCGGTGCCCGCGCATCGACGGCAGCGGACACGCGACGCTGGTGGTCCGCCTTCCACGACGGCGCCTGCACGCCGCAAGCGCAACAGAGCGCAGATTATCGGAACGTCGCGATGGCGTCTGACGTCTTCGCCAACCTGGTTGACGCCGCCGAGATCCTCGTTCCCGTGGTCCAGATTCTTGGACCCCGTGTCGCATTACTCGGCACGCATGCCGTCGTCCGCGCTCATACCGAAGGGCTCTCCGCTGAGGAGCTGGCCCGGACCCGGCTGGGCTGGCACCGCGATCTGGGCGTCTCCTCGATCGACATGGCCGAGCCGCATCCCAGGCTGGCCGTCAAGGCTGCCGTGTGGCTGACACCGCTCACCGGATCCGGGCAAGGGGCCATGCGGGTGGTACCGGGAAGCCACCGGCTGATCGGTGAACCAGCGTTCGACAGCGCCACGAATCAGCCATTCGGGGCGGTTGAAGTCCTGGCCGAGCCCGGAGATGTACTGCTGTTTGAACAGCGGCTGTGGCATGCCGGCGCACCCAACATCAGCCTACGGCCCCGGGTGTCGCTGTTCTACTGCTACGGCTTTCGCTGGCTCCGGCCGCAGGACTACACGGACATCGACGTCGAGAAGCTCGCGGCCATGAGCCCCGTACGGCAGCAGCTCTTCGGCTCCAAGACGACGACCATCGGGCACCATTTGCCCACGCCGGAGGACGTTCCCCTCGAGACCTGGTCCAGTAGCTGGAAGGGAAGTGCAGATGAGCCTGTCGCACGAAACGCTTGA
- a CDS encoding radical SAM protein has protein sequence MSSIVNESCRFRPPQKGRLVLWELTRFCNLACKHCCTGSSPAVSRKDDLSTGAALAALSELHAADVRELYITGGEPLARRDFIELLLAAGAMKDLAVYVATNGTFISDNHVAAFKAAMVRSITISVDGYDADTHDSIRGLGAFAKAELGIRRCVEAGLAVRLSHMITPTNYQSIPRFCEFAVHAGVKTVALHTIIPAGSARGSADLVSMSSMTDTIQNAIRAAGQEYSGTLEIQHGLDGTDNPRHCIAGQQLLHISPNGDVSPCSWMYKLDPAFSLGNLRQESLLSCLDKLQPVVGAYTGQQGCPIPVLAESSLRKRLRRPGTAPGTVSR, from the coding sequence ATGAGCTCGATCGTCAACGAATCCTGCAGGTTCCGCCCGCCTCAGAAGGGCCGTCTCGTCCTGTGGGAGCTGACAAGGTTCTGCAACCTCGCTTGCAAGCACTGCTGCACCGGTTCCAGTCCTGCGGTCAGCCGCAAGGACGACCTCTCTACGGGAGCAGCCCTCGCCGCGCTGAGTGAACTCCACGCCGCCGATGTCCGAGAGCTCTACATCACTGGGGGAGAGCCTCTGGCTCGTAGGGACTTCATCGAGCTGCTACTTGCAGCCGGCGCGATGAAGGACCTCGCCGTTTACGTCGCCACCAACGGGACCTTCATCAGCGACAACCATGTCGCGGCGTTCAAGGCCGCGATGGTCCGGTCCATCACCATCAGCGTCGACGGCTACGACGCGGACACCCATGACTCCATTCGGGGCCTGGGCGCATTCGCTAAAGCCGAATTGGGGATTCGTCGTTGCGTGGAAGCGGGCCTCGCCGTCCGGCTGAGCCACATGATTACTCCCACAAACTACCAATCCATCCCGAGATTTTGCGAGTTCGCCGTACACGCTGGAGTAAAAACCGTAGCGCTGCATACGATCATCCCTGCGGGGTCGGCGCGTGGATCGGCGGACCTTGTTTCCATGTCGTCGATGACCGATACGATTCAGAATGCCATCAGGGCTGCAGGTCAGGAGTACTCGGGGACGCTGGAGATCCAGCATGGGCTGGACGGCACTGACAATCCCAGGCACTGCATCGCTGGGCAGCAACTGCTGCACATCTCGCCGAACGGCGACGTGAGCCCGTGCTCCTGGATGTACAAGCTCGATCCTGCGTTCTCGCTCGGGAATCTGCGCCAGGAGTCACTGCTCTCTTGCCTCGACAAGCTGCAGCCGGTAGTCGGCGCGTACACGGGGCAGCAGGGCTGTCCCATCCCGGTGCTCGCCGAATCCAGCCTCCGCAAGCGGCTTCGCAGACCCGGGACCGCTCCCGGAACGGTGTCACGATGA
- a CDS encoding bifunctional 2-polyprenyl-6-hydroxyphenol methylase/3-demethylubiquinol 3-O-methyltransferase UbiG, translating to MTIRKRLLENLERVTEAAVTQTFDRLLKKHPDEGVFWNNLFADKMRVFDETGKTDWDSPSSRSYYELLLEDFTRLSGTPSSALEMGCGTAVLSILLAAQGADATIVDRSAAALDYAKVLEQRLRREFTFVGTVSYVRADFLELDRTFCCELVHNCGVIEEIPIDSASEVVAAMAQHAERRVVVGVPNFFNPYLLGIWGRGGKGTERYYSARTLRRVLRAAGLRGARVSNSSCIHPLLPRTMNRGLGLGFLHLGVADV from the coding sequence ATGACCATCAGAAAACGATTGCTGGAGAACCTCGAACGTGTTACGGAGGCGGCTGTCACGCAGACCTTCGATCGTCTACTCAAGAAGCACCCCGACGAGGGCGTGTTTTGGAACAACCTCTTCGCCGACAAGATGAGGGTCTTCGATGAGACGGGGAAGACTGACTGGGACTCGCCATCGTCACGTAGCTACTACGAGCTGCTACTTGAAGACTTCACGCGACTGTCCGGGACCCCGTCCAGTGCGCTCGAGATGGGGTGCGGAACGGCAGTCCTGTCGATCCTGCTCGCCGCTCAGGGTGCCGACGCGACGATTGTCGACCGGAGTGCCGCCGCTCTCGACTATGCCAAGGTCCTCGAGCAACGCCTTCGTCGGGAGTTCACCTTCGTCGGGACTGTGTCATACGTCCGTGCTGACTTCCTAGAGTTGGACCGTACTTTTTGCTGCGAACTCGTCCACAACTGCGGGGTCATCGAGGAGATCCCGATCGATTCCGCGAGCGAGGTCGTCGCCGCGATGGCTCAGCATGCGGAGCGCCGCGTCGTCGTGGGCGTGCCGAACTTTTTCAATCCCTACCTCCTCGGAATCTGGGGGCGAGGGGGGAAAGGAACCGAACGGTACTACTCCGCCCGCACCTTGCGCCGTGTGTTGCGGGCCGCCGGGTTGCGTGGAGCTCGCGTCTCCAACAGTTCCTGCATCCACCCCCTGCTCCCGCGGACCATGAACCGTGGGCTCGGACTCGGTTTCCTCCATTTAGGAGTAGCAGACGTATGA
- a CDS encoding GPP34 family phosphoprotein: protein MTDYRTGARRRSALSLPGGRRLLADEFFLMAHHDVSGRLRLAPRIAGLGVAAALVIDLAVTGALVVTPTGQLVRTSVSVPADVWEWRVLGWVAAEPGQPVATWIDFLADQSVEAVGERLAAAGVVRRVRVRRLLKTPRIAWEPADMNVAAWPWARLSTRIRRSERLEAFDSCLARLSLATGIEGRFLDGESAQARQRLEQLLSPVSLQLDGLLRQLSAAVGRAVLGGRT from the coding sequence GTGACTGACTATCGCACTGGCGCGCGTCGGCGGTCGGCGTTGTCGTTGCCGGGCGGTCGTCGTCTGCTGGCGGATGAATTCTTCCTGATGGCGCACCACGACGTGTCAGGCCGACTACGGCTGGCGCCGCGGATCGCGGGACTCGGGGTAGCCGCCGCCCTAGTGATCGACCTGGCCGTGACGGGTGCGCTGGTGGTGACTCCGACGGGCCAGTTGGTTCGCACGTCGGTGTCCGTGCCTGCGGATGTATGGGAGTGGCGGGTGCTGGGCTGGGTGGCGGCGGAGCCGGGCCAGCCGGTCGCCACCTGGATCGATTTTCTGGCCGATCAGTCGGTTGAGGCGGTGGGTGAGCGGCTGGCGGCTGCTGGAGTAGTTCGTCGGGTGCGTGTTCGGCGCCTGCTGAAGACCCCGAGGATCGCGTGGGAGCCGGCGGACATGAACGTGGCGGCATGGCCGTGGGCCAGGTTGTCAACCCGCATCCGCCGTAGTGAGCGACTTGAAGCGTTCGACAGCTGCCTGGCCCGTCTGAGCCTGGCTACGGGCATCGAGGGCCGTTTCCTGGATGGCGAGTCTGCGCAGGCGCGGCAGCGTCTTGAACAGCTCTTGAGTCCGGTGTCGCTGCAGCTGGATGGCCTGCTGCGGCAGTTGTCGGCGGCGGTGGGCCGGGCCGTGTTGGGCGGCCGGACCTGA
- a CDS encoding APC family permease: protein MSVSHGVPRPRRGGVAAALARSRLGVPQVVFFVLAAAAPMTVVASAVPTAYAVTGLSGVPVAYAATAAVMLLFAVGYVAMSRHVVNAGSMYSYVAHALGPASGVAAAFVAVVAYNLMQIGLYGAFGVVAAAAASAVAGVSVPWWVWAFAGWALVAGLGLARVDLNGRVLGVLLVAEIAVVVVFDTIMVTADPAGGVLSLHGLEPAHLAAPGMAAILVGGIAGYVGVEATTVLAEETRDPQRTVAYATYTAIAVTAVLYAGSAWAMQTAAGPDHIVGAAARHGPELMFVLIDGHLPRLVVDLGRLLLLTSLFAALLAFHNMVARYLFALGREQVLPAALGRTNGRTGAPKLGSLTQTAAAGTVITIYAAAGLDPITHLFFWLTVTGGLGVLILMTATSLAVIAYFRHDRRGESRWSVTVAPAGALAVLTVVLAGTLIGFGDLLNVPAGSPARWLLPGLYGVAITAGLGWAAVLHRTRPSAYDSVGAGADAVTRPTTHTSAPIRQETRR, encoded by the coding sequence GTGTCTGTTTCGCATGGTGTGCCGCGTCCGCGTCGGGGTGGTGTCGCCGCAGCCCTGGCCCGGTCCCGGCTCGGGGTGCCACAGGTCGTGTTCTTTGTCCTGGCCGCTGCGGCGCCGATGACGGTGGTCGCCAGCGCGGTGCCGACCGCGTACGCGGTGACCGGCCTGTCCGGGGTGCCGGTCGCCTACGCGGCGACCGCCGCGGTGATGCTGCTGTTCGCGGTCGGCTACGTCGCGATGTCGCGGCATGTGGTCAATGCCGGGTCGATGTACTCCTACGTCGCACACGCCCTCGGCCCAGCGTCCGGGGTGGCGGCGGCGTTCGTGGCGGTCGTCGCCTACAACCTGATGCAGATCGGCCTGTACGGGGCGTTCGGTGTCGTCGCGGCCGCCGCCGCATCGGCGGTGGCCGGTGTCAGCGTGCCGTGGTGGGTGTGGGCTTTCGCCGGTTGGGCGCTGGTCGCCGGTCTCGGGCTGGCTCGGGTCGACCTCAACGGCCGGGTCCTGGGTGTGCTGCTGGTGGCGGAGATCGCCGTGGTCGTGGTCTTCGACACCATCATGGTCACCGCTGACCCTGCTGGCGGGGTGTTGTCGCTGCACGGGTTGGAGCCGGCACACCTGGCCGCGCCGGGAATGGCGGCGATCCTCGTCGGTGGGATCGCCGGCTACGTCGGCGTCGAGGCCACCACCGTCCTCGCGGAGGAGACCCGCGACCCCCAGCGCACGGTGGCCTACGCCACCTACACCGCGATCGCCGTCACCGCCGTCCTATATGCGGGGTCGGCGTGGGCGATGCAGACCGCCGCCGGCCCCGACCACATCGTTGGTGCCGCCGCCCGCCACGGGCCGGAGTTGATGTTCGTCCTGATCGACGGCCACCTCCCACGCCTCGTGGTGGACCTGGGCCGGCTGCTGCTGCTGACGAGCCTGTTCGCCGCCCTGCTCGCCTTCCACAACATGGTCGCACGCTACCTGTTCGCGTTGGGCCGCGAACAGGTCCTGCCCGCAGCCCTGGGACGCACCAACGGGCGGACCGGCGCGCCGAAACTCGGCTCCCTCACCCAGACCGCCGCCGCCGGCACCGTCATTACCATCTATGCGGCCGCCGGGCTTGATCCGATCACGCATTTGTTCTTCTGGTTGACTGTCACCGGCGGCCTGGGCGTGTTGATCCTGATGACCGCGACCAGCCTCGCCGTCATCGCCTACTTCCGCCACGACCGGCGGGGCGAGAGCCGCTGGTCCGTCACCGTGGCACCCGCCGGAGCACTAGCCGTGCTGACCGTCGTCCTCGCCGGCACCCTCATCGGATTCGGCGATCTCCTCAACGTCCCAGCCGGCTCCCCAGCCCGGTGGCTACTACCCGGCCTGTACGGCGTCGCCATCACCGCCGGCCTCGGCTGGGCAGCCGTGCTGCACCGTACGCGGCCCTCCGCCTACGACAGCGTCGGCGCGGGTGCCGACGCCGTCACCCGCCCCACCACCCACACGTCCGCCCCTATCCGCCAGGAGACTCGCCGGTGA
- a CDS encoding GNAT family N-acetyltransferase — protein sequence MTTASTTLIRVADRHDIAPLAAALVDAFVDTPDAVWLIPDPAERRQVYQQLCPAILTQAIVAGTVYTTDDHAGAALWLPHTIAHAPDPHHAATVDRATGPHAPRFARLAALLHHDAPRRPHTYLAYLGVAPTRQRQGVGTALLAHRHATCDTAGTPVHLVATTADARRLYQRLGYHDTTPAPLHLPDGGPPLWPMWRQPHAHVSPRREP from the coding sequence GTGACAACCGCCTCCACCACCCTGATCCGTGTCGCCGACCGCCACGACATCGCCCCACTGGCAGCGGCGCTGGTCGACGCTTTCGTCGACACCCCCGACGCCGTCTGGCTCATCCCCGACCCGGCCGAACGCCGACAGGTCTACCAGCAGCTCTGTCCCGCGATTCTCACTCAGGCCATCGTGGCGGGCACCGTCTACACCACCGACGACCACGCCGGCGCCGCACTGTGGCTGCCCCACACCATCGCCCACGCCCCAGACCCCCACCACGCCGCCACGGTCGACCGCGCCACCGGCCCACACGCCCCACGGTTCGCCCGCCTCGCCGCGCTGCTGCACCACGACGCCCCACGCCGCCCGCACACCTACCTCGCCTACCTCGGTGTCGCCCCTACCCGGCAGCGTCAGGGTGTCGGTACCGCGCTGCTCGCCCACCGGCACGCCACCTGCGACACCGCCGGCACGCCGGTGCACCTCGTCGCCACCACCGCAGACGCTCGCCGCCTCTACCAGCGGCTCGGCTACCACGACACCACCCCCGCCCCGCTGCACCTACCCGACGGCGGCCCACCCCTGTGGCCCATGTGGCGCCAACCCCACGCCCACGTCAGCCCTCGCCGGGAGCCGTGA
- a CDS encoding SAM-dependent methyltransferase, producing MATLLATATATRPTVDASRPALARLVNYWLGGKDHFAADRHLADQITRIHPGIPHGYRAARQAAIRTVAHLATDGIRQFVDLGPGLPTPDHTDTHCVAQNIAPTSAVVYVDHDPLVLAHCRALHVSDLAGAVTVVDADATQPAHLTTAITDQLDPTAPVAVLATSLAHHLDDQHLRDLFTRLTRHLPDGSRIVVTTHTTRRGDQRLRTVQQRLTQAGIPYHRRPPAQIAQLLHSCGLTLPAPAGPPPGQSPRPGDDAADDNRDVWADAHVGRIDTGHHRRQTDVLQTTTARGEAVDVPR from the coding sequence ATGGCCACCCTGCTCGCCACCGCCACGGCCACACGCCCCACCGTCGACGCCAGCCGGCCGGCTCTCGCCCGGCTCGTCAACTACTGGCTCGGCGGCAAGGACCACTTCGCCGCCGACCGTCACCTCGCCGACCAGATCACCCGCATCCATCCCGGCATCCCGCACGGCTACCGGGCAGCCCGACAGGCCGCTATCCGTACAGTCGCCCACCTAGCCACCGATGGGATACGCCAGTTCGTCGACCTCGGCCCAGGCTTGCCCACCCCGGACCACACCGACACCCACTGCGTCGCCCAAAACATCGCCCCGACGAGCGCGGTGGTCTACGTCGACCATGACCCGCTCGTCCTTGCACACTGCCGCGCCCTGCATGTCAGCGACCTCGCCGGAGCCGTCACCGTGGTCGACGCCGACGCCACCCAGCCCGCACACCTCACAACGGCCATTACTGACCAACTCGACCCCACCGCACCGGTCGCGGTCCTGGCCACCAGCCTCGCCCACCACCTCGACGACCAACACCTCCGCGACCTGTTCACCCGCCTGACACGACACCTACCGGACGGAAGCCGGATCGTCGTCACCACCCATACCACTCGCCGAGGCGACCAGCGGCTCCGCACCGTTCAGCAACGACTCACCCAGGCCGGCATCCCGTACCACAGACGCCCTCCCGCCCAGATCGCCCAACTCCTGCACAGCTGCGGCCTGACCCTGCCCGCGCCTGCCGGGCCACCACCGGGACAGTCTCCACGCCCAGGCGACGATGCAGCCGATGACAACCGCGATGTGTGGGCCGATGCCCATGTCGGCCGCATCGACACCGGCCACCACCGGCGACAGACGGACGTCCTCCAGACCACGACCGCACGAGGGGAAGCCGTTGATGTGCCGCGATGA
- a CDS encoding SitI3 family protein, producing the protein MALEYRLTLAGDITTEQIVESAAVDPAERATPTETSELFTVDLYDQRGFVLIIRSGRNGYYEADNDGSTWEWEPDAYVNLTFRMSKEDHIGKGIPNMLATVARVLASRAEDAALILNSDVLLLTRMDGAIRKHRQSWWHNYGVSNLIPE; encoded by the coding sequence ATGGCACTTGAGTATCGCCTAACATTGGCTGGCGACATCACCACCGAGCAGATCGTCGAGAGCGCGGCCGTCGATCCTGCCGAACGCGCGACCCCCACGGAGACTTCGGAACTGTTCACCGTGGACCTTTACGACCAACGTGGGTTCGTGCTCATCATCAGGTCCGGCCGCAACGGCTACTACGAAGCCGACAACGACGGCTCCACGTGGGAGTGGGAACCCGACGCCTACGTAAACCTGACTTTCCGAATGTCGAAGGAAGATCATATCGGAAAGGGAATCCCGAACATGCTGGCGACAGTCGCACGGGTACTGGCGAGCAGAGCCGAAGACGCCGCGCTGATCCTCAACAGCGACGTGCTGCTGTTGACACGCATGGACGGCGCAATCCGCAAACACCGCCAATCCTGGTGGCACAACTACGGCGTAAGCAACCTCATCCCGGAGTGA